One region of Natronorubrum aibiense genomic DNA includes:
- a CDS encoding class I SAM-dependent methyltransferase → MAEEQEHIAPSRRAAVRDTYDRIATHFAATREYAWPEVEAFVDTYADDLEADAPLTGLDLGCGNCRHAELLAPHCERVVGLDVSRGLLETGRDRAREHGFDVALCQGDAARVPLAADSVDLAVYVATLHHLPTQQARRDSLDELARVLAPDSRALLSVWSTAHDTFDETDGFDTTVEWTLPGGETVDRFYHIYSPEEFETALEASALEVLEWELSSGNCYATVSGAPTTDLDGCDE, encoded by the coding sequence ATGGCCGAGGAGCAGGAGCACATCGCACCCTCGCGACGAGCCGCCGTTCGCGACACGTACGATCGGATCGCCACACACTTCGCCGCCACCAGAGAGTACGCCTGGCCCGAAGTCGAAGCGTTCGTCGACACGTACGCTGACGACCTCGAGGCCGACGCTCCCCTCACGGGGCTCGATCTCGGCTGTGGGAACTGCCGCCACGCCGAACTGCTGGCCCCCCACTGCGAGCGCGTCGTCGGGCTCGACGTCAGTCGCGGCCTCCTCGAGACCGGCCGCGACCGCGCCCGTGAGCACGGCTTCGACGTCGCACTCTGTCAGGGCGACGCCGCCCGAGTGCCGCTTGCAGCCGACAGCGTCGACCTCGCCGTCTACGTCGCGACGCTCCATCACCTGCCGACCCAGCAGGCGCGCCGGGACAGTCTCGACGAACTCGCGCGTGTGCTCGCTCCTGACAGTCGCGCGCTTCTCAGCGTGTGGTCGACCGCTCACGACACGTTCGACGAGACGGACGGGTTCGATACGACGGTCGAGTGGACCCTTCCGGGCGGTGAGACCGTCGACCGGTTCTATCACATCTACAGCCCCGAGGAGTTCGAGACGGCCCTCGAGGCCAGCGCGCTCGAGGTCCTCGAGTGGGAGCTCTCGAGCGGCAACTGCTATGCGACGGTGTCCGGAGCACCGACGACTGATCTGGACGGATGCGACGAGTGA
- a CDS encoding DUF7344 domain-containing protein produces MEPEDRSSDRSTATRDAIDDAFLALRDRKRRFACYFLLEHETASLSEVADVVSGWIHTADGRLVESRCRDRCHLQLRHVHVPTLVETGVIAYDDEAETLSLAPCREPVRELIARACRNETGSCT; encoded by the coding sequence ATGGAGCCGGAAGACCGGTCGTCTGATCGCTCGACGGCGACTCGAGACGCTATCGACGATGCGTTTCTGGCACTTCGGGACCGAAAGCGTCGCTTCGCGTGTTACTTCCTGCTCGAACACGAGACGGCGTCGCTTTCGGAGGTGGCCGACGTCGTGTCCGGGTGGATCCACACGGCCGACGGGAGACTCGTCGAGTCGCGGTGTCGTGACCGGTGTCATCTGCAGCTCCGACACGTGCACGTTCCGACGCTTGTCGAAACCGGCGTGATAGCGTACGACGACGAGGCGGAGACGCTCTCGCTGGCACCGTGTCGGGAACCCGTTCGTGAACTGATCGCGCGGGCCTGCCGGAACGAAACCGGCTCGTGCACGTAA
- a CDS encoding DUF5793 family protein, translating to MRREHFTLDVNNVGWVETNGEPSKPSVSINFTGPATMLRERLTGPDGDVLEAGETDVALRLQGPLGDDTAGVVSVTNRVTGEFILELNEDADDVLTFIQAARGYGETAPEDEGRYEVEISLDGDRFVTYDKRTFLVYDDEGDLLRQHSLIPSGVEL from the coding sequence ATGAGGCGCGAGCACTTCACGTTAGATGTCAACAATGTCGGCTGGGTCGAGACCAACGGCGAACCGAGCAAACCCTCGGTATCGATCAACTTTACCGGCCCGGCGACGATGCTTCGCGAGCGCCTTACCGGCCCTGATGGAGACGTTCTCGAGGCAGGAGAAACGGACGTTGCGCTCCGGCTGCAGGGCCCATTGGGCGACGATACCGCGGGTGTCGTCAGCGTCACCAACCGAGTGACCGGCGAGTTCATCCTCGAACTCAACGAGGACGCCGACGACGTCCTGACGTTTATTCAGGCCGCCCGAGGCTACGGTGAGACCGCACCCGAGGACGAAGGCCGCTACGAGGTCGAGATCAGTCTCGACGGCGACCGATTTGTCACCTACGACAAGCGGACGTTTCTCGTCTACGACGACGAAGGGGATCTCCTTCGCCAGCACAGTCTGATTCCCAGCGGCGTCGAACTCTAA
- a CDS encoding cupredoxin domain-containing protein, with product MVPNTNGGRESVQRVYRRRFMQAAATGTALGLSGTVLGQADEIQLGGETSGWVGEAPSEIERETNPTLTLEAGSDYTLTWTNLDGASHNFAIEDADGNDLVGPTEIVSSEGESQTVEFTATEEMSEYYCQPHAQSMRGSIELAGAADTTAAADEPDPLDVRRISVRDLDNSNYEMLYTYRKRRALEVLLSDPEINDTVGNFLSGFEAYDPHTDRLDSISVQGSPDVEIEGGIDEGAFEVTVRDRQVAYGLVDRQHDELVGATLTEPHDVSWTAWEADDLGEARLRTVIDDSRVQEHIDGNDWYPLFKVAEEITSARGIEHAGVSPVVLFVKDEDDLAAVAAYLDVREDEAGEVVDVVRIDDFVEFPPNELAAQVATSDESVLEDVQDVPFEQRPWYTANDGYHRMEEPDDSFERSGWSIDWEPPGVHGITVSASYEGKPVFETLDAPVTYTGYMLPPREGRNTREWFFPDDEPVFNGDLLFWDIHSVDFGGPGPLGVIEYPEEPGRPEGFRFRSHYHTGAHGRSSEDFHSGHRFGPYNYDISYDFYDDGVFMPVWRRQGPGFITEYIGQDDEKVTQQYISCIAMDVTPGTTDGVEVELFDGDEWIRASEEFYVEGEPGMIARFSNPDGSETIDLPLDHDKELVVVRRTEGEIGVEQRIDDMDVESAFYHPSQYVDGESIQGERVLVWLLMEASTDQMPHPAGTTSFVTFGEVTLSGY from the coding sequence ATGGTACCAAACACCAATGGTGGGCGTGAGAGCGTGCAACGAGTCTATCGGCGGCGCTTCATGCAAGCGGCGGCGACCGGAACGGCACTCGGACTGAGCGGTACTGTTCTCGGGCAAGCGGACGAGATTCAGTTGGGCGGCGAGACGAGTGGCTGGGTCGGCGAGGCACCGTCGGAGATCGAGAGAGAGACGAACCCGACGCTCACCCTCGAGGCGGGCAGCGACTACACGCTCACGTGGACGAACCTGGATGGCGCGTCGCATAATTTCGCGATCGAAGACGCGGACGGCAACGATCTCGTCGGGCCGACCGAGATCGTGTCGTCGGAAGGCGAGAGCCAGACCGTCGAATTCACCGCCACCGAGGAGATGAGCGAGTACTATTGTCAACCACACGCACAGTCGATGCGGGGCTCGATCGAACTCGCGGGGGCGGCCGACACGACGGCAGCGGCCGACGAACCGGATCCACTCGACGTGCGGCGGATTTCGGTGCGCGATCTCGACAACTCGAACTACGAGATGCTGTATACGTACCGCAAACGTCGGGCGCTCGAGGTCCTCCTGTCGGATCCCGAGATAAACGACACTGTCGGGAACTTCCTCTCGGGATTCGAAGCGTACGATCCGCACACGGACCGACTCGACTCGATCAGCGTCCAGGGGAGTCCGGACGTCGAGATCGAAGGCGGTATCGACGAGGGTGCCTTCGAGGTGACCGTCCGCGACCGGCAAGTCGCCTACGGCCTCGTCGATCGCCAGCACGACGAACTCGTCGGAGCGACGCTGACCGAGCCACACGACGTCTCCTGGACCGCCTGGGAAGCCGACGACCTCGGCGAGGCTCGGCTGCGGACGGTGATCGACGATTCGCGCGTCCAAGAACACATCGACGGAAACGATTGGTACCCGCTGTTCAAGGTCGCCGAAGAGATCACGTCGGCTCGAGGAATCGAACACGCCGGCGTGAGCCCAGTCGTCCTCTTCGTCAAGGACGAAGACGATCTCGCCGCTGTCGCGGCGTACCTCGACGTTCGGGAGGACGAGGCTGGGGAGGTCGTCGACGTCGTTCGGATCGACGACTTCGTCGAGTTCCCGCCGAACGAATTGGCCGCACAGGTCGCCACGAGCGACGAGTCGGTGCTCGAGGACGTTCAGGACGTGCCCTTCGAACAACGTCCGTGGTACACCGCCAACGATGGCTACCACCGGATGGAAGAGCCGGACGACTCCTTCGAGCGCTCCGGCTGGAGCATCGACTGGGAACCGCCGGGCGTCCACGGGATCACCGTCTCTGCGTCCTACGAGGGGAAGCCGGTGTTCGAAACCCTCGACGCGCCGGTGACCTACACGGGCTACATGCTGCCGCCGCGCGAGGGCCGAAACACGCGCGAGTGGTTCTTCCCGGACGACGAGCCCGTGTTCAACGGCGACCTGCTCTTCTGGGACATCCACAGCGTCGACTTCGGCGGTCCGGGCCCGCTCGGCGTCATCGAGTACCCCGAAGAGCCCGGTCGACCCGAAGGCTTCCGCTTCCGGTCGCACTACCACACGGGGGCTCACGGCCGCTCGAGCGAGGACTTCCACTCCGGCCACCGCTTCGGGCCGTACAACTACGATATCTCGTACGACTTCTACGACGACGGCGTCTTCATGCCCGTCTGGCGGCGACAGGGGCCGGGGTTCATCACCGAGTACATCGGACAGGACGACGAGAAAGTCACCCAGCAGTACATCTCCTGTATCGCGATGGACGTGACGCCGGGCACGACCGACGGCGTCGAGGTCGAACTCTTCGACGGGGACGAGTGGATTCGGGCGAGCGAGGAGTTCTACGTCGAAGGCGAACCCGGAATGATCGCGCGCTTTAGCAACCCCGACGGCTCCGAAACGATCGACCTACCGCTCGATCACGACAAGGAACTCGTCGTCGTCAGACGCACGGAGGGCGAGATTGGCGTCGAACAACGGATCGACGACATGGACGTCGAGTCGGCGTTCTACCATCCGTCGCAGTACGTCGACGGCGAGTCGATTCAGGGCGAGCGCGTCCTCGTCTGGTTGCTGATGGAGGCGTCGACGGACCAGATGCCACACCCCGCCGGGACCACGTCGTTCGTCACCTTCGGCGAAGTAACCCTCTCGGGGTACTGA
- a CDS encoding DICT sensory domain-containing protein gives MTLTDCFARLEPPTRTVTIYSPQPQPDVADWFQTGIDTVDYRSLPDVTAPERSFFVVHDDGTFVAAVGLESAREFLEPPIHEPWADAFDDATYRRLVDVFESTVWHSLERRQLLAVSRGIENRAWQAGSGTLRVGFQNAAALEPMEPVYTRLAAETALDIHVYIADEWDRPAIPGVTIHTDGGDGIGSFWVLVFDGDGDPLRTSGLIARERNSGGFEGVWSDEPQVVARLERALQAAGD, from the coding sequence ATGACACTCACCGACTGCTTTGCCCGGCTCGAACCGCCGACGCGAACGGTGACGATCTACTCGCCACAGCCACAGCCCGACGTTGCCGACTGGTTTCAGACGGGCATCGACACCGTCGACTACCGGTCGCTCCCGGACGTGACCGCACCAGAGCGGAGTTTCTTCGTCGTCCACGACGACGGGACGTTCGTTGCGGCCGTCGGCCTCGAGTCCGCCCGTGAGTTCCTCGAGCCGCCGATCCACGAGCCGTGGGCCGACGCGTTCGACGACGCCACGTACCGCCGTCTGGTCGACGTCTTCGAGTCCACGGTGTGGCACTCCCTCGAGCGGCGGCAACTGCTCGCCGTCAGTCGCGGGATCGAGAACCGAGCCTGGCAAGCCGGTAGTGGCACGCTCCGAGTCGGCTTCCAGAACGCGGCTGCCCTCGAACCGATGGAACCGGTCTACACCCGTCTCGCCGCGGAAACGGCGCTCGACATCCACGTGTACATCGCCGACGAGTGGGACCGTCCGGCGATTCCCGGGGTGACGATTCACACCGACGGCGGCGACGGAATCGGGTCGTTCTGGGTGCTCGTCTTCGACGGCGACGGCGATCCACTCCGAACCAGCGGGCTCATTGCCAGAGAGCGCAACAGCGGTGGGTTCGAGGGAGTGTGGTCCGACGAGCCACAGGTCGTTGCGCGACTCGAGCGAGCGCTGCAGGCGGCTGGCGACTGA